In Acinetobacter piscicola, a single window of DNA contains:
- a CDS encoding inorganic phosphate transporter produces the protein MNSNLPPVSDSSQSSHSSKSTNVHVPTPKFFMPVFLTLIISTLIYIGVQLSADLAHVPPLSLYSVVLLATALFIALGFEFVNGFHDTANAVATVIYTNALPAPVAVMWAGFCNFLGVMVASGAVAYGIIALLPVELIMNVGSGAGFAMVFAMLIAAIMWNLGTWFLGIPASSSHTLIGSILGVGIMNYILHSSSGASGVDMDQVIKVGKALLFSPLIGFAFAAVVFLIVKKIFKKQLELFQPPEGNKPPPPLIRAILIFTCTGVSFAHGSNDGQKGMGLIMLILIGLVPLAYSLNKNLDQQHLQSFSQLSEQTATAIYAQHSDIPDEQARNTITKYIQTKEITPEVVPALASLTDHLGERVGKFGDLKDIPEAEVSSLRNDMYLSTTAFKRLDKAEQLPKMDAAQAKTVKEYRSNLDSFLQYIPTWVKVAVALALGLGTMVGWKRIVVTVGERIGKHHMTYGQGMSAELVAMSTIAAADGFGMPVSTTHVLNSAVAGTMVANKSGLNFNTVKTILSAWIFTLPATICLSGALYWLLLKVF, from the coding sequence ATGAATTCTAATTTACCTCCCGTTTCAGATTCATCACAATCGTCGCATTCAAGTAAATCGACGAATGTTCATGTTCCGACACCCAAGTTTTTTATGCCGGTGTTTTTAACGCTTATTATTTCAACACTTATTTATATCGGTGTTCAGCTTTCTGCTGATTTGGCACATGTGCCACCTTTGAGCTTATATTCTGTTGTACTGCTTGCAACAGCTTTGTTCATTGCATTGGGGTTTGAGTTTGTCAATGGTTTTCATGACACAGCCAATGCCGTTGCAACAGTGATTTATACCAACGCACTTCCTGCACCTGTGGCAGTGATGTGGGCGGGTTTCTGTAATTTCCTTGGGGTAATGGTAGCAAGTGGTGCCGTAGCCTATGGGATCATTGCATTATTGCCTGTTGAACTGATCATGAATGTTGGTAGTGGCGCAGGTTTTGCCATGGTCTTTGCGATGCTGATTGCTGCAATCATGTGGAATTTAGGAACATGGTTCTTAGGCATTCCTGCATCAAGTTCACACACTTTGATTGGTTCTATTCTCGGTGTGGGGATCATGAACTACATTTTGCATTCTTCTAGTGGTGCAAGCGGTGTAGACATGGATCAAGTCATTAAAGTCGGTAAAGCACTTTTATTCTCTCCATTGATTGGTTTTGCTTTTGCAGCAGTTGTTTTCTTGATCGTTAAAAAGATTTTTAAGAAACAACTTGAGTTATTTCAACCACCTGAAGGCAATAAACCACCACCACCATTAATTCGTGCGATTTTGATTTTCACTTGTACAGGTGTGAGTTTTGCGCATGGTTCAAATGATGGGCAAAAAGGTATGGGCTTGATCATGTTGATTTTGATCGGTTTGGTGCCATTGGCTTATTCTTTGAATAAAAATTTAGATCAGCAACATTTACAATCTTTCTCACAGTTGTCTGAACAAACTGCGACTGCAATTTATGCACAGCATTCAGATATTCCAGATGAGCAAGCACGTAATACCATTACCAAATATATTCAAACCAAAGAAATTACGCCTGAAGTCGTACCTGCTTTGGCAAGTTTGACCGATCATTTAGGTGAGCGTGTTGGCAAGTTTGGTGATTTAAAAGATATTCCTGAAGCTGAAGTTTCATCTTTACGTAATGACATGTACTTGAGTACAACTGCATTTAAACGTTTGGATAAAGCTGAACAATTGCCAAAAATGGATGCAGCCCAAGCAAAAACTGTTAAAGAATATCGTAGTAACTTAGATTCGTTCTTACAATATATTCCAACTTGGGTGAAAGTTGCTGTTGCGCTTGCCTTAGGTCTAGGCACAATGGTGGGTTGGAAGCGTATTGTCGTGACTGTAGGTGAGCGTATTGGTAAACACCATATGACCTATGGTCAAGGGATGTCTGCTGAACTTGTTGCAATGTCAACGATTGCTGCTGCAGATGGTTTTGGTATGCCTGTATCAACTACACACGTCTTGAACTCTGCGGTTGCAGGTACAATGGTGGCAAATAAATCAGGTTTGAACTTTAATACAGTGAAAACAATTTTGTCAGCGTGGATTTTTACATTACCTGCAACGATTTGTTTATCTGGTGCATTGTACTGGTTGTTATTAAAAGTTTTTTGA
- a CDS encoding DJ-1/PfpI family protein, giving the protein MSKQILMLVGDYVEDYETMVPFQFLTGLGYTVHTVCPEKKSGDTVATAIHDFEGEQTYSEKRGHNFALNFDFSAVNTAHYVGLVIPGGRAPEYLRMNARILEIVREFDTAQKPIAAVCHGAQILAAADVLKGRLCSAYPACAAEVKLAGGQYAEIAVTEAVTDGHLITAPAWPAHPAWMAQFIKALGATIQL; this is encoded by the coding sequence ATGTCAAAACAAATTTTAATGTTGGTCGGTGACTATGTCGAAGATTATGAAACTATGGTGCCCTTCCAATTTTTGACTGGCTTAGGCTATACCGTGCATACTGTTTGTCCTGAAAAAAAATCAGGTGATACTGTCGCAACAGCTATTCATGATTTTGAAGGCGAACAAACCTATAGTGAAAAGCGTGGGCACAATTTTGCACTCAATTTTGATTTTTCAGCAGTCAATACTGCTCACTATGTCGGTTTAGTGATTCCGGGTGGTCGAGCACCTGAGTACTTACGCATGAATGCACGTATCCTTGAAATCGTTCGTGAGTTTGATACAGCACAAAAACCTATTGCTGCAGTTTGTCATGGCGCTCAGATCTTAGCTGCTGCGGATGTACTAAAAGGTCGTTTGTGCTCTGCTTATCCTGCCTGTGCAGCAGAAGTTAAACTTGCAGGTGGTCAATATGCGGAGATAGCTGTAACTGAAGCGGTGACTGATGGACATTTAATCACTGCACCTGCATGGCCTGCACATCCTGCATGGATGGCACAGTTTATTAAAGCATTGGGCGCAACTATACAACTTTAA
- the sbmA gene encoding peptide antibiotic transporter SbmA: protein MFKSFFPNPKWFFNSLLIWFIINLVLWYSGGKSWGELIGFPQAYATTELPISVTRFWSAQFLWFYLWFFVSTALFAGFWKWKSNNQWQAWSVWGSAFILFNVWFGVQVSVAINAWYGPFWDLIQKMLSSGGGNIQDLYMGTLTFLMIAMVAVTVAVINSFFVSHYIFRWRTAMNEYYTAHWEKLRHVEGASQRVQEDTMRFATTLESLGVSFIKAIMILIAFLPVLIELSKHVPVLPVIGEIKYSLVWAAIGWAIFGTFLLMVVGVKLPGLEFNNQKVEAAYRKELVYGEDYADRAQPATLKELFQNVRKNYFRLYFHYAYFNMVSTWYAQLDILFSLVVLFPSIAAGTMTLGLLNQIGNVFDKVRESFQYLISSWKTIIELLSIHKRLKAFESVLEEK from the coding sequence ATGTTTAAATCTTTTTTTCCAAATCCAAAATGGTTTTTTAATTCATTGCTCATTTGGTTCATCATTAATTTAGTGTTGTGGTATAGCGGTGGTAAATCTTGGGGGGAGTTGATTGGTTTTCCGCAAGCGTATGCGACTACAGAATTACCCATTAGTGTGACACGTTTTTGGTCAGCACAGTTCCTTTGGTTTTATCTTTGGTTCTTTGTTTCAACTGCGCTATTTGCAGGGTTTTGGAAATGGAAGTCGAATAATCAATGGCAAGCGTGGTCAGTATGGGGTTCTGCGTTTATCTTGTTTAATGTTTGGTTTGGAGTGCAAGTTTCTGTTGCGATCAATGCTTGGTATGGCCCATTTTGGGATTTGATTCAAAAGATGCTCAGTAGTGGCGGGGGCAATATTCAAGACTTATATATGGGGACATTAACCTTCTTAATGATTGCCATGGTCGCTGTTACAGTTGCTGTGATTAATTCGTTTTTTGTCAGTCATTATATTTTTCGTTGGCGTACAGCAATGAATGAATATTACACAGCACATTGGGAGAAGTTGCGTCATGTAGAAGGTGCATCACAGCGTGTACAAGAAGATACCATGCGTTTTGCCACAACTTTAGAGTCGTTAGGCGTAAGTTTTATTAAAGCAATTATGATTTTAATTGCATTTTTACCTGTATTAATTGAACTTTCTAAACATGTTCCTGTATTGCCTGTGATTGGTGAAATTAAATATTCGCTCGTTTGGGCGGCAATCGGTTGGGCAATTTTCGGTACATTTTTATTAATGGTAGTTGGGGTGAAATTACCTGGCTTAGAGTTTAATAATCAAAAAGTAGAGGCAGCCTATCGTAAAGAATTGGTCTATGGTGAAGACTATGCAGACCGCGCACAACCTGCGACTTTAAAAGAACTGTTCCAAAACGTGCGTAAAAACTATTTTCGTTTATATTTTCATTATGCTTATTTTAATATGGTGAGCACGTGGTATGCGCAGCTTGATATTTTGTTTAGTTTGGTGGTGTTATTTCCATCAATTGCAGCGGGAACCATGACTTTAGGTTTATTAAATCAAATTGGTAATGTATTTGATAAGGTACGAGAATCATTTCAATATTTGATTAGTTCATGGAAAACCATCATTGAGCTATTGTCGATTCATAAACGTTTAAAAGCTTTTGAATCTGTTCTAGAGGAAAAATAA
- a CDS encoding PepSY-associated TM helix domain-containing protein — translation MKIRSDLMKIAKNLHTWVGVSAGILLFICFFAGGLSMFQHQISQWATPEKQQLPHIQVHQYGQLIQQVQEKYPATANSFTLNFNSNEYHFAPLSWSEKSRGEGFNTAQNTWLASLSEQGELIVQQENLAKAGWLIEQLHETAGIPGMLGHHAFGVYVMGIVAVLYFLALMSGLIILLPTLIKDYFVIRPGKNKKRFWLDTHNVVGITSLPFHILISASVIVFAFHDLFYDALGALALKGKPVFSPPAKEVIHISHHKIDIQQILNKIHQTAPEYRVDYIQFSNLDQPQKAAARIALYSPDQMLRGASQDFMRMNPYAVEKLDASGINTQNGTSEKLVNAMFSLHFGSFGGFTVRWLYLILGIGGAFLFYSGNMLWVETRARKQKRAQDPIPTQRKDVVFLANLTIGTCLGCILAIVATLMLSRIIFQYVTLNSSNHFFMYGYYLIFLACIVFTFIKGYAKALPILLMTIAMCLMLMPLTSLIGTYIPSSGISVYGGTTFWIDFVALVAAWAFFRFYQQAKDRQQNTEQGSLWAVTSQK, via the coding sequence ATGAAAATTCGTTCAGACCTTATGAAAATTGCCAAAAACTTGCATACATGGGTTGGTGTCAGTGCGGGCATTTTGCTGTTCATCTGCTTTTTTGCAGGTGGTCTAAGTATGTTTCAGCATCAAATTAGCCAATGGGCAACGCCTGAAAAACAGCAGCTTCCACACATTCAAGTGCATCAATATGGGCAGCTTATTCAACAGGTACAAGAAAAATACCCTGCAACAGCAAACAGTTTTACCCTCAACTTTAATTCGAATGAATATCATTTTGCTCCATTGTCATGGAGTGAAAAAAGTCGAGGTGAGGGTTTTAATACCGCACAAAACACGTGGCTTGCGAGTTTAAGTGAACAAGGAGAATTGATCGTACAACAAGAAAATCTTGCCAAAGCAGGTTGGTTAATTGAACAGTTACATGAAACAGCCGGTATCCCTGGCATGCTTGGACATCATGCTTTTGGGGTCTATGTCATGGGTATTGTTGCTGTTTTATACTTTTTGGCACTCATGTCAGGGTTAATCATTTTATTACCGACATTAATCAAAGATTATTTTGTCATTCGTCCTGGTAAAAACAAAAAGCGTTTTTGGTTAGACACACATAATGTTGTAGGCATTACCAGTTTACCCTTTCATATTCTCATCAGTGCATCTGTGATTGTATTTGCATTTCATGATTTATTCTATGATGCTTTAGGCGCGTTGGCACTCAAAGGCAAACCTGTTTTTAGCCCACCAGCCAAAGAAGTGATCCATATCTCTCATCATAAAATTGATATTCAGCAGATTTTGAACAAGATTCATCAAACTGCACCTGAATATCGAGTGGATTACATTCAATTTAGCAATTTAGATCAACCACAAAAAGCGGCTGCACGTATTGCATTATATAGCCCCGATCAAATGTTACGCGGTGCATCACAAGACTTTATGCGTATGAATCCCTATGCAGTAGAAAAATTGGATGCTAGCGGCATCAATACCCAAAACGGCACCAGTGAAAAACTCGTTAATGCCATGTTTAGTTTACATTTCGGTAGTTTTGGTGGCTTTACAGTGCGTTGGCTGTACTTAATCTTAGGTATTGGTGGCGCATTTTTGTTTTATTCAGGAAATATGTTGTGGGTCGAAACGCGTGCACGCAAACAAAAACGTGCGCAAGACCCTATTCCAACTCAGCGTAAAGATGTGGTATTTCTCGCAAATTTAACTATCGGAACATGCTTAGGCTGTATTTTAGCCATTGTTGCAACGCTGATGCTCAGTCGTATCATTTTCCAATATGTTACGTTAAATAGCAGCAATCACTTTTTTATGTATGGTTATTATCTGATTTTTTTGGCTTGTATTGTATTTACATTTATCAAAGGGTATGCCAAAGCATTACCCATCTTGTTGATGACGATTGCAATGTGTTTAATGTTGATGCCATTGACCAGTTTAATCGGGACCTATATCCCGAGTAGTGGGATTTCTGTCTACGGCGGTACAACGTTTTGGATTGATTTTGTTGCATTGGTGGCAGCATGGGCATTTTTCAGATTTTATCAACAAGCAAAAGATCGCCAACAGAATACCGAACAAGGTTCTTTATGGGCTGTAACGAGTCAAAAGTGA
- the argG gene encoding argininosuccinate synthase, with the protein MTDNATILQNVPVGKKVGIAFSGGLDTSAALLWMKQKGAEPYAYTANLGQPDEDDYDAIPRKAEAYGAVKARLVDCRLQLALEGIAAIQCGAFHISTGGVPYFNTTPLGRAVTGTMLVTAMKEDDVNIWGDGSTYKGNDIERFYRYGLLTNPALKIYKPWLDQQFIDELGGRAEMSQFLIDNGFDYKMSKEKAYSTDSNMLGATHEAKDLEYLNAGIKIVDPIMGVAFWKEDVKIDAEEVSITFEEGFPVALNGKRIEDPVELILEANRIGGRHGLGMSDQIENRIIEAKSRGIYEAPGMALLHIAYERLVTGIHNEDTIEQYRINGLRLGRLLYQGRWFDSQALMLRETAQRWVAKAITGTVTLELRRGNDYTIMNTESENLTYEAERLTMEKGDSMFTPMDRIGQLTMRNLDITDTRAKLGIYTGAGLLAVGTGSAVPQLKDKNK; encoded by the coding sequence ATGACTGATAATGCAACGATCTTGCAGAATGTACCAGTAGGCAAAAAAGTTGGTATCGCCTTTTCTGGTGGTCTAGATACTTCAGCAGCTCTATTGTGGATGAAACAAAAAGGCGCTGAACCTTATGCATATACTGCAAACTTAGGTCAACCTGATGAAGATGACTATGATGCAATCCCACGTAAAGCAGAAGCTTACGGTGCGGTAAAGGCTCGCTTGGTCGATTGCCGTTTACAACTTGCATTGGAAGGTATTGCTGCAATTCAGTGTGGTGCATTCCACATTTCAACAGGTGGCGTTCCTTACTTCAACACAACTCCGCTTGGTCGTGCAGTCACAGGTACAATGCTTGTCACTGCCATGAAAGAAGATGACGTGAACATCTGGGGTGATGGTTCAACTTATAAAGGTAACGATATTGAACGTTTCTATCGTTATGGTTTATTGACTAATCCAGCACTTAAAATTTACAAACCATGGTTAGACCAACAGTTCATCGATGAGCTTGGTGGCCGTGCAGAAATGTCACAATTCTTGATCGACAATGGTTTTGATTACAAAATGTCGAAAGAGAAAGCATATTCAACAGATTCAAACATGTTGGGTGCTACTCATGAAGCGAAAGATCTTGAATACTTAAATGCGGGTATCAAAATCGTTGATCCAATCATGGGCGTTGCATTCTGGAAAGAAGACGTAAAAATTGATGCTGAAGAAGTATCCATTACTTTTGAAGAAGGCTTTCCTGTTGCTTTAAATGGCAAACGTATCGAAGATCCTGTTGAATTGATCCTTGAAGCAAATCGCATTGGTGGTCGTCATGGTCTAGGTATGTCGGATCAAATCGAAAACCGCATCATCGAAGCGAAATCTCGTGGTATTTATGAAGCTCCAGGTATGGCACTGCTTCACATCGCTTATGAACGCCTTGTAACTGGTATTCACAACGAAGACACCATCGAACAATACCGCATTAACGGTTTACGTTTAGGTCGTCTACTTTACCAAGGTCGTTGGTTCGATTCTCAAGCGTTGATGCTTCGTGAAACTGCACAACGTTGGGTGGCTAAAGCAATTACAGGTACTGTAACTTTAGAACTTCGTCGCGGTAATGACTATACCATCATGAACACTGAATCTGAAAACTTGACCTATGAAGCTGAACGCTTAACTATGGAAAAAGGCGATTCAATGTTCACGCCTATGGATCGTATTGGTCAATTAACGATGCGTAACCTTGACATCACAGATACACGTGCAAAATTGGGTATCTATACAGGTGCAGGTTTATTGGCTGTCGGTACAGGTTCTGCTGTTCCTCAATTAAAAGACAAAAACAAATAA
- a CDS encoding LysR family transcriptional regulator — protein sequence MNIDISDIRSFITVAETKSITAAANKLNYLQSNMTAKIKKIENHYDRQLFIRKPKGVELTESGLNLYQQYKKMMFTWEETENKINQQEKILRFGTNTSLGGMRFYPSISQLYASYPDLSFSIKTGATGYLEQEVLQGNIDFAYILGHPEQKNLQYIQKGKDELVLIGKDVINHQNLYEALNQQNLLFTSLECCYSTMLDQIYIDHGLTKGEMIHINDYEALVHFTQLGMGVSLVTRSLAQKYTVQYKMEIPEQYRHIGLYLITRKEHVFTPIEKQFIGLNDQL from the coding sequence ATGAATATTGACATCAGTGATATACGTTCATTTATAACCGTGGCAGAAACTAAAAGTATCACTGCAGCGGCGAATAAGCTCAATTATTTACAATCAAATATGACCGCTAAAATTAAAAAAATCGAAAATCATTATGATCGCCAATTGTTTATTCGAAAACCGAAAGGCGTGGAATTAACTGAATCTGGTTTGAACCTCTATCAGCAATATAAAAAGATGATGTTCACTTGGGAAGAAACTGAAAATAAAATCAATCAACAAGAAAAAATTTTACGTTTTGGTACCAATACCAGTTTAGGAGGAATGCGCTTCTATCCTTCAATTAGCCAGTTATATGCGAGCTATCCTGACTTATCGTTTTCTATAAAAACTGGTGCTACAGGCTATTTAGAACAAGAAGTCTTACAAGGGAATATCGATTTCGCTTATATACTCGGGCATCCTGAACAAAAAAATTTACAATATATTCAAAAAGGTAAAGATGAATTAGTTCTTATTGGCAAAGATGTGATTAATCATCAAAATTTATATGAAGCATTAAATCAACAAAACTTATTATTTACTTCACTTGAATGCTGCTATTCAACAATGCTTGATCAAATCTATATAGATCATGGATTAACGAAAGGTGAAATGATCCATATTAATGACTATGAAGCACTGGTACATTTCACACAGTTGGGCATGGGAGTCTCATTAGTCACCCGTTCACTTGCTCAAAAATACACTGTGCAATATAAGATGGAAATTCCAGAACAATACCGCCATATTGGATTATATCTCATCACTAGAAAGGAACATGTATTTACCCCGATTGAAAAGCAATTTATTGGATTGAATGATCAGTTATAA
- a CDS encoding DMT family transporter: MSKKIVSAIVVLCLIWGSLWGVVKHVLQIFPPFLFISVRLLLAALTLMLAQKLIQKSILPKRNEWKKLIISSFLMCFGFYATQTFAMQFVDSGLSAVLVFTMPIFVGILAHFILKERLNSQKMLGLLFGFLGLTAILWPQLQHLHLNMALFGQVCLILSGFFWAMTTVYIKKNFANYDKIKLTIWQMLLGGVVLLIGSLTFETVDPKVWLNPLNDSLLLYIAVVGTGAAFALWNWIVSQVDTFVASISVMSIPILSLFFGYVLWHEPLTFYIWTGAILIAVGILFSALKPKIVFTTK, from the coding sequence ATGAGTAAAAAAATTGTCAGTGCAATTGTTGTATTGTGCTTGATTTGGGGCTCATTATGGGGCGTTGTTAAACATGTTTTGCAAATCTTCCCGCCATTTTTATTTATTTCAGTTCGTTTGCTTTTGGCGGCATTGACTTTAATGCTCGCGCAGAAACTGATACAGAAATCCATCTTACCTAAACGTAATGAGTGGAAAAAACTTATTATTTCAAGTTTTTTGATGTGTTTTGGTTTTTATGCAACTCAAACTTTTGCCATGCAATTCGTTGATTCGGGTCTGTCAGCAGTCTTGGTATTTACGATGCCTATTTTTGTCGGAATATTGGCACACTTTATTTTAAAAGAACGGTTGAACTCACAAAAAATGCTCGGCTTGCTTTTCGGCTTTTTAGGATTAACAGCAATTCTTTGGCCACAGTTGCAACATTTACATTTGAATATGGCATTGTTTGGTCAAGTGTGTTTGATTCTATCAGGCTTTTTTTGGGCAATGACGACTGTTTATATTAAAAAGAATTTTGCGAATTATGACAAAATCAAATTGACGATTTGGCAAATGTTGCTCGGTGGGGTGGTGTTGCTTATCGGATCTCTAACATTTGAAACTGTTGATCCGAAAGTATGGCTGAATCCATTGAACGATTCACTCTTGCTTTATATTGCCGTGGTTGGTACAGGTGCTGCATTTGCATTGTGGAATTGGATTGTGAGTCAAGTTGATACTTTTGTGGCATCCATTTCCGTAATGAGTATTCCAATTCTCAGTTTATTTTTCGGCTATGTGTTGTGGCACGAGCCATTAACATTTTACATTTGGACAGGGGCGATTTTGATTGCTGTGGGGATTTTATTTAGTGCTTTAAAACCCAAAATTGTGTTCACTACTAAGTAA
- the glyA gene encoding serine hydroxymethyltransferase has protein sequence MFANISIAEFDPELAQAISNEDARQEAHIELIASENYCSPAVMEAQGSKLTNKYAEGYPGKRYYGGCEYVDVIEQLAIDRAKELFGADYANVQPHAGSQANSAVYLALLNPGDTVLGMSLAHGGHLTHGAKVSFSGKTYNAIQYGLNPETGEIDYEEVERLAVEHKPRMIVAGFSAYSQIVDWQRFREIADKVGAYLFVDMAHVAGLVAAGVYPSPVQIADVTTTTTHKTLRGPRSGLILAKANEEIEKKLQSAVFPGNQGGPLVHAVAAKAICFKEAMAPEYKAYQQQVVKNAQAMAEVLIERGYDVVSGGTKNHLFLLSLIKQDITGKDADAWLGAAHITVNKNSVPNDPRSPFVTSGIRIGTPAVTTRGFGEAEVRDLAGWIADILDAKGDEAVINAVKAKVEAVCAKFPVYAK, from the coding sequence ATGTTTGCCAATATCTCTATTGCTGAATTTGACCCTGAATTAGCGCAAGCAATCTCGAATGAAGATGCTCGCCAAGAAGCGCATATTGAGTTAATCGCTTCTGAAAACTATTGCTCACCAGCAGTAATGGAAGCACAAGGCTCAAAACTCACTAACAAATATGCAGAAGGCTACCCAGGCAAACGCTATTATGGCGGTTGTGAATATGTAGACGTGATCGAACAATTGGCGATTGATCGTGCTAAAGAGCTTTTTGGTGCTGACTATGCAAACGTTCAACCGCATGCAGGTTCTCAAGCAAACTCAGCAGTTTACCTTGCACTTCTTAACCCAGGCGATACAGTTCTTGGGATGAGTCTTGCTCACGGTGGTCACTTGACGCACGGTGCAAAAGTAAGTTTCTCAGGTAAAACATATAATGCGATTCAATACGGTTTAAATCCAGAAACTGGTGAAATCGATTATGAAGAAGTTGAACGTTTAGCTGTAGAACATAAACCACGTATGATCGTGGCTGGTTTCTCTGCTTATAGCCAAATCGTAGATTGGCAACGTTTCCGTGAAATCGCGGACAAAGTTGGCGCTTACTTATTCGTAGATATGGCTCACGTTGCAGGTCTTGTTGCTGCGGGTGTTTACCCAAGCCCAGTGCAAATTGCTGATGTCACAACAACGACGACACATAAAACTTTACGTGGTCCACGTTCAGGTTTAATCCTTGCCAAAGCAAATGAAGAAATTGAGAAAAAACTTCAATCTGCTGTATTCCCTGGTAACCAAGGTGGTCCTTTAGTTCATGCAGTTGCTGCGAAAGCAATTTGTTTTAAAGAAGCAATGGCTCCTGAGTACAAAGCTTACCAACAACAAGTTGTGAAAAACGCGCAAGCAATGGCTGAAGTGTTAATCGAACGCGGTTATGACGTTGTATCTGGTGGTACTAAAAACCACTTGTTCCTATTGTCTTTAATTAAACAAGACATTACAGGTAAAGATGCTGATGCATGGTTGGGTGCTGCTCACATTACAGTGAACAAAAACTCTGTACCAAATGACCCACGTTCTCCATTTGTGACTTCAGGTATTCGTATTGGTACTCCTGCTGTCACAACTCGTGGTTTCGGTGAAGCTGAAGTACGTGACCTTGCAGGTTGGATCGCAGATATTTTAGATGCGAAAGGTGATGAAGCAGTAATTAATGCAGTGAAAGCGAAAGTTGAAGCTGTATGCGCTAAATTCCCTGTTTATGCAAAATAA
- the rnk gene encoding nucleoside diphosphate kinase regulator encodes MAQPKIVITEQDLHRLETMLEHQTKLTPTMEHLEDELARADVVAPQDIPANIVTMNAKVLITIAPATEATEITLVYPHDFKGDKGQVNILAPIGAAIIGLAEGQEIEWPQPDGHTMKVKIEKVLYQPEREGKFI; translated from the coding sequence ATGGCTCAACCGAAGATTGTAATTACAGAACAAGATTTACATCGTTTAGAAACGATGCTTGAACATCAAACTAAATTAACACCCACAATGGAACATTTAGAAGATGAGTTGGCACGTGCAGATGTGGTTGCACCACAGGATATTCCTGCCAATATTGTGACGATGAATGCCAAAGTGTTGATTACAATTGCGCCTGCAACAGAAGCAACAGAAATTACTTTGGTGTATCCACATGACTTTAAAGGGGATAAAGGTCAAGTCAATATTCTTGCCCCAATTGGTGCTGCGATTATTGGCTTAGCTGAAGGTCAGGAAATTGAATGGCCACAACCCGATGGTCACACCATGAAAGTCAAAATTGAAAAAGTTCTGTATCAACCTGAACGTGAAGGGAAATTTATTTAA
- a CDS encoding crotonase/enoyl-CoA hydratase family protein: MSVQGKVSREIRGHIFLIGLDRTTKRNAFDSYMIEDLSLALTEYENNPELRCAVIFAHGDHFTAGLDLVELQPKLADGVFNFHHDIVNPWGTVGQQRSKPLVTAVQGYCYTAGIELMLNSDIVVANENTRFTQIEVQRGILPFGGATVRFVQAAGWAKAMKYILTGDLFYAQTAYEMNLVTEVVEGNNQLIRAIELAERIAQAAPLAVQATLKSAHQAFLQSPEAAFANLQELLSPLLVSQDAQEGVMAMLQRRAPQFKGR; the protein is encoded by the coding sequence ATGTCAGTACAAGGAAAAGTGAGCCGTGAAATCCGTGGTCATATTTTTTTAATTGGACTCGACCGTACCACTAAACGCAATGCTTTCGATAGTTACATGATTGAAGATTTATCATTGGCATTGACCGAATATGAAAATAATCCTGAACTACGCTGTGCTGTGATTTTCGCACATGGTGACCATTTCACTGCTGGCTTAGATTTAGTCGAGTTACAACCCAAACTTGCTGACGGTGTATTCAATTTTCATCATGATATTGTCAATCCTTGGGGTACAGTCGGTCAGCAACGCAGTAAACCGTTAGTCACAGCGGTACAAGGTTACTGCTATACTGCAGGTATTGAACTTATGTTGAACTCGGACATTGTGGTTGCCAATGAAAATACCCGATTTACTCAAATTGAAGTACAACGTGGCATTTTACCCTTTGGAGGTGCAACAGTGCGTTTTGTACAGGCTGCAGGTTGGGCAAAAGCCATGAAATATATCCTGACAGGTGATTTATTCTATGCACAAACCGCTTATGAAATGAACTTAGTCACAGAAGTAGTCGAAGGCAATAACCAATTAATCCGTGCGATTGAACTGGCTGAACGGATCGCTCAAGCTGCCCCACTTGCAGTACAAGCGACGCTCAAATCGGCGCATCAAGCATTTCTACAAAGTCCCGAAGCAGCTTTTGCCAATCTACAAGAATTACTCAGCCCATTACTTGTTTCACAAGATGCACAAGAAGGTGTGATGGCAATGTTACAACGTCGTGCTCCACAATTTAAAGGCAGATAA